In methanogenic archaeon ISO4-H5, the following are encoded in one genomic region:
- a CDS encoding anthranilate synthase component I TrpE: protein MLKPSLEEVKAYAADGRYTVCPVCQEILSDFRTPVEVMRALMNIDEHCFMLESADQSKRWGRYTFLGYRPRLGITVQDGEVTVDGKKHVTKDPAEDIRAILNDYRSPKVPGLPPFTGGLVGYFSYDYLKYSEPSLRLDAKDTEGFKDVDLMLFDRLVVFDNFSQKMLLIVNISLDDPENNYITAKHELLRIMELVRYGKPEHRLFGRMDSTMKPFYTKEQFCDMVEKAKHHIREGDIFQIVLSNRLEARFEGSLFNTYRVLRSLNPSPYMFYFSGSDMEVAGASPETLVKLEDGTLHTFPLAGTRPRGKTEEEDLLLEKELLSDPKELAEHNMLVDLGRNDIGKISKFGTVEVEKFHVVERYSHVMHIGSTVRGEIRDDNDALDAIASILPAGTLSGAPKIRAAQLINDLEDNKRGIYGGGIGYIDFSGNMDICIAIRIAYKKNNRVFVRSGAGIVADSVPEKEYEETLNKAAAVINAMKIAESEDI, encoded by the coding sequence ATGCTTAAGCCCAGTCTGGAAGAAGTGAAGGCCTACGCCGCCGACGGAAGATACACAGTCTGCCCCGTGTGCCAGGAGATCCTATCTGATTTCAGGACCCCCGTCGAGGTGATGAGGGCTCTGATGAACATCGATGAGCACTGCTTCATGTTGGAGAGTGCCGACCAGTCCAAGAGATGGGGCCGCTACACCTTCCTCGGCTACAGACCCAGACTCGGTATAACCGTACAGGACGGAGAGGTCACCGTCGACGGGAAGAAACACGTCACTAAGGACCCTGCCGAGGATATCCGTGCTATCCTGAACGATTACCGCAGCCCGAAGGTACCCGGTCTCCCTCCGTTCACCGGAGGACTCGTTGGATACTTCTCCTACGACTACCTGAAGTACTCCGAGCCCAGCCTCAGGCTCGACGCCAAGGATACTGAGGGATTCAAGGACGTCGACCTCATGCTGTTCGACAGACTGGTGGTCTTCGACAACTTCTCCCAGAAGATGCTACTGATCGTTAACATCTCCCTCGACGACCCCGAAAACAATTACATTACGGCCAAACACGAACTCCTGAGGATCATGGAACTGGTCAGATACGGTAAACCGGAGCACAGGCTGTTCGGCAGGATGGATTCCACCATGAAACCGTTCTACACCAAGGAACAGTTCTGCGATATGGTGGAGAAGGCAAAGCACCACATCAGAGAAGGAGATATCTTCCAGATCGTGCTCTCCAACAGACTGGAGGCAAGGTTCGAAGGCAGTCTCTTCAACACCTACAGGGTGCTCAGGAGCCTGAACCCCTCGCCCTACATGTTCTACTTCTCCGGTTCCGACATGGAGGTAGCCGGTGCATCTCCGGAAACCCTGGTGAAACTGGAGGACGGCACCCTCCACACCTTCCCCCTGGCGGGTACCCGTCCCCGCGGGAAGACCGAGGAGGAGGACCTCCTTCTGGAGAAGGAGCTCCTCTCCGACCCCAAGGAACTCGCCGAGCACAACATGCTGGTCGATCTCGGAAGGAACGACATCGGGAAGATCAGCAAGTTCGGAACTGTAGAAGTAGAAAAGTTCCACGTGGTGGAGCGCTACTCCCACGTGATGCACATAGGTTCCACCGTGCGCGGAGAGATCAGGGACGACAATGATGCATTGGATGCAATCGCATCAATCCTGCCTGCCGGCACCCTTTCGGGAGCACCCAAGATCCGTGCGGCCCAGCTCATCAACGACCTGGAGGACAACAAGCGCGGAATCTACGGAGGAGGAATCGGATACATCGACTTCTCCGGCAACATGGACATCTGCATCGCGATCCGCATAGCTTACAAGAAGAACAACAGGGTCTTCGTCAGGAGCGGTGCGGGCATCGTGGCTGACTCCGTCCCCGAGAAGGAGTATGAGGAGACGCTCAACAAAGCGGCCGCTGTCATCAACGCCATGAAGATTGCGGAGAGTGAGGACATATGA
- a CDS encoding adhesin-like protein, with protein sequence MTASYRAEKDKNLRCIGRRSRGVSYRTFIKAGCAAIALLFVLTCLVFENTDPSSAEPSSGEFGDITWEFDGDQTLTLSGSGPMTKESDYRNYPWYGFKSSVKTLIVGEGITSIADEAFLNGYITTLTLGNAVEEIGIDSFRGCDFTSVTLPNSVSKVGAGAFYQTNLAELNIGTGLTEFGENAFTNNTLTTISVAAANTCFASVDGVLYTKDMGKMLLYPASKTGDTYTIPNGVTEIASTISNSNIKTLNINKDLETLCERPFDIWVNPTITIDPANTHFKIVDDYILTFDGKQLIMHIGRVPAGTATIPAGVEEIASYAFYDQTNVTGFILPESLTSIGDYAFYSCDNLDSVAGGSAVTHYGKNAFKNCEKLQSFKFGDSISFIGENAFENSKLINIILKGTEDSVIGKDAFYNSKYVESISISGGFSIGLHAFGSCGISNGEAKVVLTLGEGIRDIGDTAFSNADIAEVTIPDSVTAIGSSAFAYIGTLKSVTIGTGVKSIGQGAFSACSIDSLTFNVVSCADLNQYTFDFDTESTVTVTFGSSVQRIPAYLLYFNAETTCIKSLTIPNSVTEIGNYAFKNCAGVTELTLSANVTNIGSEAFSYCAGIESLALPASLSKLGSRAFYHCTGLTSLTYNAVNCQAGSNTRIFDGAGSEEGMAVTFGETVEIIPEELFAYSNIGPEVTLPHGVTTVGQKAFTGCNKILTVTIPDSVTSFGYYPFLNCTSVKTINYNAVSIESVPNNYDPFRNAGSEDPGITINIGASVVIIPECFVSGNANVKAVNMGANVETIGVSAFSGTGITSIEIPTKVTSIGSYAFSSCNSLAEIRFNAIHCGDFNSSPFYCMGEASQCEVVIGDSVEHIPNCLFRSNDKVISVTMGSNVVSIGSSAFASCAGLTSVTLPASVKSVGNYAFYTCTGLTSITYGAVECTSYGNSVFYNSGAETGINLIVSEGVTSIPGSAFYYVGKIKSVSLPSTLITIGKDSFAGTSITALEIPDHVTTIGSTAFSDTQIESLTIGKSVSSIDSGAFYNSSKLTAVVYNAVNVTSASSLFNDGAEYEDFTLTIGTEVKSIPAKMFQRITRLTGALVLPDSVLSVGANAFDGCTGLSSIEFGDNLQNIGQEAFKGCSGLTDISFGTNDLIISNSAFKDCSGVSALTVPSNVTSIGAAAFSGMTSLVQINFNANCEITGNGAIFNAAAPNCVVTFGEGVTTVPTMLFYGCANLKTVNYNDDIETIGRYAFNSTGITVITLPDSVRTIDQYAFVDCSYVTEITIPSAVESVDSTSFNGFSFFDLNGDRLSHNAGKLAGYKFTGTPQRMEKCDTGFSFETNGGSAIGDLIGIEGKAVPSVDEPTKSHYTFGGWYSDESLSTPYTIAKFPGTHITLYAQWTPGTTAITIDVNEGAGENRSTTATYDAGIEAFDAVTRTGYDLDGYYTEPGRGVRVINADGSLADAQGYVVDGKWVNESASLTLYAQWNVKSTILFIRGNGIDTTIQTNINYDQTAGSFTTPFTRTGYDLTGFWTAAENGVKIMNADKTLVQNADGYIVNGKWALVEGRVDLYCQWTPGTTAITLNANGGASNGSATATYDGGITDFNTVARTGYELTGFFTAAENGVLIINANGSLVQNAEGYVSNGKWISETAECTLYAQWSAKTYRIVIDKGEGTENGYVDVTYDSGVTEFRAPVRVGYSSTGYYDDQDTEVVRHNGSLVSAETVYTTNGKWTYDVISDLTFYPNWLAERTVVTLDRNGGDSDRTFTAEYDAVLPSFAVMTRTGYDLTGYWTSASDGTMVINTDGTLVRNTAYADAEGRWIHIGSELVLYAQWNAKTTAITIDKNTGESGGQATATYGLATIEIAVIPVKETYFISGYAPTADGDPIAEAGGRLRANTAYTDADGKWTCMDETLTLYTIWTNLIVDVTLEGVEGTDGTARAVFGGYLTNVTAPARTGYEVEGYYTDSARMQKIVDGNGDLIAGISGYTDANGKWIKEENFTLYTKWNAKTTAITIDANGGSANRNATATYDGGITSFDAVTRIGYILDGYFTASDSGDKVINPDGTMVNAAGYVVDSKWANESATLTLYARWTAKTTEIAVDRNGGDADKGTSATYDGAIISFDSISRTGYTLTGYWSAAQGGVKIVNADGSTVLNAEGYLVGGLWKLDQPAVTIYAQWTANTTDITIDKNGGDSNRNATATYDAGITDFDAVTRAGYDLAGYSTQATGGVVIIIADGTLVQNADGYVVDGKWASEAATLTLYAQWVAKDYDLTLQKNGGASDGSASVTYASNVLLVVHVSRTGYDLTGYYTAASGGAKIIGTDGALVASIPGYTDADGKWVRDGAPDLYAQWQIHEYAITYHNTEGATNNNPAIYNVETGVNFAYASKDYYTPAGWFAEAGLVTKVTGIAPGETGDKDVYAKWTPVDYSISYVLNGGTNAANPTVYNIESATITLQDAVREDYRFTGWFRDVGLETPVTTIATGSHGNVTVYAGWEAIMYTVTADPVGGTLVNPAGWTLSSGVYTKEFASSTAVSDIIGGLGNAQKDAVGSTTYTFKSWTGYESTTPLKADLTVTAVYESVIAVPDPISGTTTVDSATETAATITTADIDKVKNDAQAGTLEKLDINMKNGSISLDSASIQSLSTADDLEVSIKKDEGIPNIIVESAAGRSVYDIKIGDVHQFDGKLTITLDYQLGPNENPNNLVIWNIKEDGTHEALKCTYADGKVTFETTHLSYYAVMVESPAPNGGGNNTMIIVGVVIAIAAVLGIFGYLIMTGKLQLGALGKKQ encoded by the coding sequence ATGACCGCTAGCTACCGTGCGGAGAAAGACAAAAACCTCCGCTGTATCGGTAGGCGCTCACGGGGCGTTTCCTACCGGACTTTTATAAAAGCAGGATGCGCAGCAATCGCATTGCTGTTCGTTCTGACGTGCTTAGTTTTTGAGAATACGGATCCCTCCTCTGCAGAGCCCTCCAGTGGGGAGTTCGGGGATATTACCTGGGAGTTCGATGGGGATCAGACTTTGACACTATCTGGTTCAGGCCCGATGACTAAAGAATCGGACTATAGGAATTATCCTTGGTATGGATTCAAGAGTTCCGTCAAGACTCTGATAGTCGGAGAGGGTATTACCTCTATAGCCGATGAGGCGTTTTTAAACGGTTATATCACCACACTCACTCTTGGTAATGCCGTAGAAGAAATAGGGATTGATTCATTCAGGGGTTGCGATTTTACTTCTGTCACACTTCCGAATAGTGTCAGCAAGGTTGGTGCAGGAGCATTCTACCAAACCAATCTTGCTGAATTGAATATTGGTACTGGACTAACCGAATTCGGAGAGAATGCTTTTACAAACAATACTCTCACCACGATATCCGTGGCCGCAGCCAACACCTGTTTTGCGTCAGTCGACGGTGTCCTTTACACCAAGGACATGGGGAAGATGCTTCTGTATCCTGCATCGAAGACGGGAGACACGTACACGATTCCCAATGGCGTGACTGAGATTGCGTCAACAATCAGTAATAGCAATATAAAAACGCTGAACATAAACAAAGATTTGGAAACTCTTTGCGAACGTCCGTTTGATATCTGGGTAAATCCAACAATCACCATTGACCCTGCAAACACCCATTTCAAAATCGTTGACGATTATATACTTACTTTCGATGGTAAGCAACTCATAATGCACATCGGCAGAGTGCCTGCTGGTACAGCAACAATACCTGCGGGAGTAGAAGAGATAGCCTCATACGCTTTCTATGACCAGACAAATGTGACCGGGTTCATACTTCCTGAAAGTCTTACCTCCATAGGAGATTATGCATTCTATAGCTGTGACAATCTAGATTCTGTGGCAGGAGGAAGTGCGGTCACGCACTATGGAAAAAATGCATTCAAGAACTGTGAGAAACTTCAGAGTTTTAAGTTCGGAGATAGTATTTCCTTCATAGGAGAAAATGCGTTCGAGAACTCCAAACTCATCAACATAATTCTGAAAGGTACCGAGGATTCCGTTATAGGCAAAGATGCATTCTACAACAGCAAATATGTAGAATCGATTTCGATAAGCGGCGGTTTCTCCATAGGTTTGCATGCCTTCGGCAGTTGCGGTATATCGAATGGAGAGGCGAAAGTGGTGCTCACCCTCGGAGAGGGAATCAGGGATATCGGAGACACCGCATTCAGTAATGCGGATATTGCCGAGGTCACCATACCCGATTCAGTCACCGCGATAGGCTCCAGCGCTTTTGCTTATATTGGCACTCTTAAGAGTGTCACAATCGGCACCGGAGTCAAGAGCATTGGGCAAGGGGCATTCTCTGCATGTTCTATCGACTCACTGACTTTTAATGTGGTATCATGCGCGGATCTCAATCAATATACTTTTGATTTTGATACAGAATCTACTGTAACTGTCACATTCGGTTCTTCGGTCCAGAGGATACCTGCTTACCTTTTGTATTTTAATGCCGAGACAACTTGCATCAAATCCCTGACCATACCCAATTCGGTAACGGAGATCGGGAACTACGCCTTCAAGAACTGTGCAGGTGTCACAGAGTTGACGTTGTCTGCAAATGTCACGAACATCGGTTCCGAGGCGTTCTCATACTGTGCTGGTATCGAGTCGCTGGCACTCCCCGCATCGCTATCGAAACTGGGCTCCAGGGCATTCTATCATTGTACCGGTTTGACTTCACTGACCTACAATGCAGTTAACTGTCAGGCAGGAAGCAATACGCGTATATTCGATGGAGCCGGCAGTGAGGAGGGGATGGCAGTAACCTTCGGCGAAACCGTTGAGATCATTCCCGAGGAATTGTTCGCATATTCCAATATCGGTCCAGAGGTGACTCTCCCTCACGGAGTGACAACCGTCGGTCAGAAGGCTTTCACCGGTTGTAACAAGATTCTGACTGTCACCATACCTGACAGCGTTACAAGTTTCGGATACTACCCGTTCCTGAACTGCACTTCTGTCAAGACCATTAACTACAATGCGGTATCAATTGAATCTGTGCCTAATAATTATGATCCGTTCCGTAACGCTGGTTCTGAGGATCCCGGCATAACGATCAATATCGGGGCGTCTGTAGTTATTATTCCAGAGTGTTTCGTCTCCGGCAATGCGAATGTGAAAGCGGTCAATATGGGCGCCAACGTCGAGACCATCGGTGTGAGTGCGTTTTCTGGAACCGGTATAACTTCCATCGAGATTCCAACAAAGGTAACTTCCATCGGAAGTTATGCATTTTCATCTTGTAACTCTTTGGCAGAAATACGGTTCAATGCCATACACTGCGGCGATTTCAACAGTTCTCCGTTCTATTGCATGGGAGAGGCATCTCAGTGCGAAGTAGTAATAGGCGATAGTGTGGAGCACATACCCAATTGCTTATTCCGCTCTAATGACAAGGTCATCAGTGTAACGATGGGTAGCAATGTCGTATCTATCGGGAGTAGCGCTTTTGCGAGTTGTGCCGGTCTGACCTCGGTTACGTTGCCCGCATCGGTCAAGAGTGTCGGTAATTACGCATTCTATACTTGTACCGGCTTGACCTCTATCACCTATGGTGCCGTCGAGTGTACAAGTTACGGTAATTCGGTTTTCTATAATTCCGGAGCCGAAACGGGAATCAATCTCATTGTATCTGAGGGTGTAACTTCGATACCGGGGTCTGCTTTCTATTATGTCGGTAAAATCAAATCTGTATCTTTGCCATCCACACTTATCACGATCGGTAAAGACTCATTCGCCGGGACCAGCATCACAGCGTTGGAAATCCCCGATCATGTGACGACTATCGGTTCAACTGCGTTTAGTGACACACAGATAGAATCTTTGACTATAGGAAAGAGTGTCAGTTCCATCGACTCTGGTGCGTTCTATAATTCCAGCAAACTAACTGCTGTGGTATACAACGCCGTGAACGTCACATCCGCGAGCAGTTTGTTCAACGATGGTGCCGAGTACGAGGACTTCACTCTGACTATCGGTACCGAGGTAAAATCAATTCCTGCCAAAATGTTCCAGAGAATTACAAGGCTTACCGGTGCGCTTGTCCTGCCCGATAGTGTGCTTTCGGTAGGTGCGAATGCATTCGACGGATGCACTGGATTGAGTTCGATCGAGTTCGGTGACAATCTGCAGAATATCGGCCAGGAAGCGTTCAAGGGCTGCTCCGGTCTTACCGATATATCCTTCGGTACTAACGATTTGATAATCTCCAACAGTGCTTTCAAGGACTGTAGCGGAGTATCAGCACTTACCGTGCCATCCAATGTAACCAGCATTGGTGCGGCAGCATTCAGCGGTATGACCTCGTTGGTGCAGATTAATTTCAATGCCAACTGTGAAATCACCGGAAACGGGGCAATATTCAACGCCGCAGCACCCAACTGTGTAGTCACCTTCGGTGAAGGTGTCACTACGGTACCGACCATGCTGTTTTACGGATGTGCCAACCTCAAAACCGTGAACTATAACGATGATATCGAGACTATTGGCAGATATGCTTTCAACAGCACGGGAATCACTGTAATTACGCTTCCCGACAGTGTGAGGACCATCGATCAGTACGCATTCGTGGATTGTTCTTACGTGACGGAAATCACCATTCCGTCCGCTGTCGAGTCCGTTGACAGTACTTCATTCAATGGGTTCTCATTCTTCGATCTGAACGGAGATCGGCTGTCCCACAATGCGGGAAAGCTTGCCGGGTACAAGTTTACCGGAACACCCCAACGTATGGAGAAGTGCGATACCGGTTTCTCTTTCGAGACGAACGGTGGCAGTGCCATCGGCGATCTGATTGGTATTGAGGGTAAAGCCGTACCCTCCGTTGATGAGCCTACCAAGAGTCACTACACCTTCGGAGGCTGGTACTCGGACGAGTCGCTATCTACCCCTTACACAATCGCGAAGTTCCCCGGAACCCATATCACTCTCTATGCCCAGTGGACCCCCGGTACCACCGCAATCACCATCGATGTGAACGAAGGAGCCGGAGAGAACAGATCCACCACCGCGACCTACGATGCAGGTATCGAGGCCTTCGATGCGGTCACCAGGACCGGATACGACCTCGACGGTTATTACACAGAACCGGGAAGGGGTGTCAGGGTCATCAACGCCGACGGAAGCCTCGCCGACGCCCAGGGATATGTGGTCGACGGCAAGTGGGTCAATGAATCCGCATCCCTGACCCTGTACGCACAGTGGAATGTGAAGAGCACCATCCTCTTCATCAGGGGTAATGGAATAGATACGACCATCCAGACCAATATCAACTACGACCAGACAGCAGGGAGCTTCACCACACCCTTCACAAGGACCGGATATGATCTGACCGGGTTCTGGACCGCTGCCGAGAACGGCGTCAAGATTATGAACGCCGACAAGACCCTGGTTCAGAACGCCGACGGCTACATCGTCAACGGCAAGTGGGCACTTGTGGAAGGTCGCGTGGATCTGTATTGCCAGTGGACCCCCGGTACCACCGCAATCACCCTCAATGCGAACGGAGGTGCTTCGAACGGCTCCGCTACAGCCACCTACGACGGAGGCATCACCGACTTCAACACGGTTGCCAGGACCGGATATGAACTCACCGGTTTCTTCACTGCGGCCGAGAACGGTGTGCTGATCATCAACGCCAACGGAAGCCTTGTGCAGAACGCCGAAGGATATGTCTCCAACGGAAAGTGGATCTCAGAAACCGCCGAATGCACCCTGTACGCCCAGTGGTCAGCAAAGACCTACAGGATCGTCATTGACAAGGGTGAGGGTACCGAGAACGGTTACGTCGACGTCACCTACGACTCCGGCGTCACCGAGTTCAGGGCACCCGTCAGGGTCGGATACAGCAGCACGGGATACTATGACGATCAGGACACCGAGGTCGTAAGGCACAACGGAAGCCTGGTGAGCGCCGAGACCGTTTACACGACCAACGGAAAGTGGACTTACGACGTCATCTCCGACCTCACGTTCTACCCGAACTGGTTGGCTGAACGTACCGTTGTTACCCTTGACAGGAACGGAGGAGATTCTGACCGCACCTTCACCGCCGAATACGATGCCGTCCTGCCCTCCTTCGCAGTGATGACCCGTACCGGATACGACCTGACCGGTTACTGGACCTCCGCCTCGGACGGAACTATGGTCATCAATACCGACGGAACCCTCGTCAGGAACACTGCCTACGCCGATGCCGAAGGCAGGTGGATCCACATCGGATCGGAGCTCGTACTGTATGCACAGTGGAACGCGAAGACCACCGCCATCACCATTGACAAGAACACCGGCGAGAGCGGAGGTCAGGCGACCGCCACCTACGGCCTCGCGACCATCGAGATTGCTGTCATACCTGTCAAGGAGACGTACTTCATCTCCGGATATGCCCCGACTGCCGACGGAGACCCGATCGCGGAAGCGGGAGGCAGGCTGCGTGCCAACACCGCCTACACCGACGCGGACGGAAAGTGGACCTGCATGGATGAGACCCTCACCCTGTACACCATATGGACCAACCTCATCGTCGATGTGACGCTGGAAGGCGTGGAGGGAACCGACGGAACCGCCAGGGCGGTATTCGGAGGATACCTCACCAATGTGACGGCCCCCGCCAGGACCGGATACGAGGTAGAAGGATACTACACCGACAGTGCCAGGATGCAGAAGATAGTCGACGGCAACGGAGATCTGATCGCCGGTATCAGCGGCTACACCGATGCCAACGGCAAGTGGATCAAGGAGGAGAATTTCACCCTGTACACCAAGTGGAACGCCAAGACCACCGCGATTACCATCGATGCGAACGGAGGCTCCGCGAACAGGAACGCCACCGCCACCTATGACGGAGGCATCACCTCCTTCGACGCAGTGACCAGGATCGGATACATCCTTGACGGATACTTCACCGCATCCGACAGCGGAGACAAGGTAATCAATCCCGACGGTACGATGGTGAACGCGGCAGGATACGTCGTCGACAGCAAGTGGGCCAACGAATCGGCCACACTCACCCTGTACGCCAGATGGACCGCGAAGACCACCGAGATCGCCGTCGACAGGAACGGCGGAGATGCGGACAAGGGCACCAGCGCCACCTACGACGGAGCCATCATTTCATTCGATTCCATCTCAAGGACCGGATACACCCTGACCGGATACTGGTCCGCGGCACAGGGCGGCGTGAAGATCGTCAATGCCGACGGAAGCACGGTGCTGAATGCCGAGGGCTACCTTGTCGGAGGACTGTGGAAGCTCGATCAGCCCGCTGTCACCATCTATGCGCAGTGGACCGCGAACACCACCGATATCACCATCGACAAGAACGGCGGAGATTCGAACAGGAACGCCACCGCCACCTACGATGCCGGCATCACCGACTTCGACGCTGTTACCAGGGCCGGCTACGATCTCGCAGGATACTCCACACAGGCCACCGGAGGAGTGGTAATCATCATCGCCGACGGAACCCTGGTGCAAAACGCCGACGGTTACGTCGTTGACGGCAAGTGGGCCTCCGAGGCCGCCACCCTCACCCTGTATGCGCAGTGGGTAGCCAAGGACTACGACCTCACCCTCCAGAAGAACGGAGGAGCGAGCGACGGAAGCGCTTCCGTAACCTACGCCTCCAACGTCCTCCTCGTAGTCCACGTCTCCAGGACCGGATACGACCTGACCGGATACTACACCGCGGCCAGCGGCGGAGCCAAGATCATCGGAACCGACGGTGCCCTGGTCGCCAGCATCCCCGGCTACACCGATGCTGACGGCAAGTGGGTCAGGGACGGTGCTCCCGACCTCTATGCCCAGTGGCAGATACATGAGTACGCCATCACCTACCACAACACAGAGGGTGCGACCAACAACAACCCCGCCATCTACAATGTCGAAACGGGAGTCAACTTCGCCTATGCATCCAAGGACTACTACACCCCCGCAGGATGGTTCGCGGAAGCCGGACTCGTCACCAAGGTGACAGGAATCGCTCCTGGCGAGACCGGTGACAAGGACGTTTACGCCAAGTGGACCCCGGTCGACTACAGTATCAGCTACGTGCTGAACGGAGGTACCAACGCCGCCAACCCCACGGTCTACAACATCGAGTCCGCCACCATCACCCTGCAGGATGCCGTCCGCGAGGACTACAGGTTCACCGGATGGTTCAGGGATGTAGGCCTGGAGACTCCTGTGACGACCATCGCGACCGGATCCCACGGCAACGTGACGGTCTATGCGGGATGGGAGGCCATCATGTACACAGTGACCGCCGACCCCGTCGGAGGAACCCTCGTGAACCCCGCCGGATGGACTCTGTCTAGCGGCGTCTACACCAAGGAGTTCGCCAGCAGTACCGCGGTGTCCGATATCATCGGAGGCCTCGGCAACGCCCAGAAGGATGCCGTCGGTTCGACGACCTACACCTTCAAGAGCTGGACCGGCTACGAGTCTACCACCCCCCTCAAGGCGGATCTGACCGTCACGGCTGTGTACGAATCCGTGATCGCCGTTCCCGATCCCATCAGCGGAACCACCACCGTCGACAGTGCCACCGAGACCGCGGCGACCATAACCACTGCCGACATCGACAAGGTGAAGAACGATGCCCAGGCCGGAACCCTCGAGAAGCTGGACATCAACATGAAGAACGGTTCCATCTCCCTCGACAGCGCTTCCATCCAGTCCCTGAGCACCGCGGACGACCTGGAGGTCAGCATCAAGAAGGACGAGGGAATCCCGAACATCATCGTCGAATCCGCCGCCGGACGTTCCGTCTACGACATCAAGATCGGAGACGTGCACCAGTTCGACGGAAAGCTGACAATCACCCTCGACTACCAGCTCGGACCCAACGAGAATCCCAACAACCTGGTCATCTGGAACATCAAGGAGGACGGAACCCACGAGGCCCTCAAGTGCACCTATGCCGATGGCAAGGTCACCTTCGAGACCACCCACCTGTCCTACTATGCTGTGATGGTCGAGTCCCCCGCCCCCAACGGCGGAGGCAACAACACCATGATCATCGTGGGAGTGGTGATAGCCATTGCCGCGGTGCTCGGAATCTTCGGATACCTCATCATGACCGGAAAGCTGCAGCTCGGAGCCCTCGGCAAGAAGCAGTGA